Proteins encoded by one window of Halosolutus amylolyticus:
- a CDS encoding inorganic phosphate transporter has translation MVEIATVGTFLVAAIASLFMAWAIGAGSSGSTPFAPAVGANAISVMRAGFLVGLLGFAGAVLQGANVSEAVGAELIGGVTLSPMAATIALSIAAVLVAFGVFAGYPIATAFTVTGAVIGVGLAMGGDPAWPKYTEIATLWILTPFVGGGLAYTIARTLRAEPIAEEALIVVLAAFVGALVANLEFAILGPEEAGGASIAQVAGGWLPGPTVAGIAAATVVIAAAWALAIGVDLRQGTERGERHFLLVLGGLVAFSAGGSQVGLAVGPLIPLSGDLGLPLSALLLGGGFGLLLGSWTGAPRMIKAISQDYSSLGPRRSIAALIPSFIIAQTAVLYGIPVSFNEIIVSAIIGSGYAAAGSGGGVSGRKMGYTVLAWIGSLAGSIVVSYVGFRVVFSVLG, from the coding sequence ATGGTCGAGATCGCGACGGTTGGGACGTTTCTGGTCGCCGCGATCGCCAGCCTCTTTATGGCCTGGGCGATCGGCGCCGGATCGAGCGGATCGACGCCGTTCGCCCCTGCGGTCGGCGCCAACGCGATCTCCGTGATGCGGGCCGGCTTCCTGGTCGGATTGCTGGGCTTCGCCGGCGCGGTGCTCCAGGGCGCGAACGTCTCCGAAGCCGTCGGCGCCGAGTTGATCGGCGGGGTCACGCTCTCGCCGATGGCCGCGACGATCGCGCTTTCCATCGCGGCCGTCCTGGTCGCGTTCGGCGTCTTCGCGGGGTATCCGATAGCGACGGCGTTCACCGTCACCGGCGCGGTCATCGGCGTCGGACTGGCCATGGGCGGCGATCCCGCGTGGCCGAAGTACACCGAAATCGCCACCCTGTGGATCCTGACGCCGTTCGTCGGGGGCGGTCTCGCCTACACGATCGCCCGGACGCTCCGTGCCGAACCGATCGCCGAGGAGGCGCTCATCGTCGTGCTCGCGGCCTTCGTCGGCGCGCTCGTCGCCAACCTCGAGTTCGCGATCCTCGGCCCGGAGGAGGCCGGCGGCGCATCGATCGCCCAGGTGGCCGGTGGCTGGCTCCCCGGACCGACGGTCGCCGGTATCGCCGCCGCGACAGTCGTGATCGCGGCCGCCTGGGCGCTCGCGATCGGCGTCGATCTCCGCCAGGGCACCGAACGGGGAGAGCGACACTTCCTGCTCGTCCTCGGTGGCCTGGTCGCGTTCTCCGCCGGCGGGAGCCAGGTCGGACTGGCGGTCGGTCCGCTGATCCCGCTGTCGGGCGACCTCGGGTTGCCGCTCTCCGCCCTGTTGCTCGGCGGCGGGTTCGGTCTCCTGCTCGGCTCCTGGACCGGCGCCCCGCGGATGATCAAGGCGATCTCGCAGGACTACTCCTCGCTCGGCCCGCGGCGATCGATCGCCGCGCTCATCCCGTCGTTCATCATCGCCCAGACCGCCGTCCTCTACGGCATCCCCGTCTCGTTCAACGAGATCATCGTCAGCGCGATCATCGGGAGCGGCTACGCCGCGGCCGGGTCCGGCGGCGGCGTCAGCGGCCGCAAGATGGGCTATACGGTGCTCGCGTGGATCGGCTCGCTCGCCGGCTCGATCGTCGTCTCCTACGTCGGCTTCCGCGTCGTCTTCTCGGTGCTGGGTTGA